Proteins from a single region of Haloplanus sp. GDY1:
- a CDS encoding ABC transporter permease — MSERSRRGQSVDVGLAAFYVVCIAVLAFILLPLLTILFHSVGGSLSGRSLGSLTLAHYAGALATNLDPLLLSLQVALLTTVVATLVGVPAGYTLVRYDFAFVDLLRELTVLPMAIPGIVVGIGIVRVWGVPRFGVDLAGSTALIACAHVLFTVPFIVQTTMSTLESIDYRRLEESARALGAGWVETFLYVVVPNIYRGVVAGAIMVFALSMGEFNITFFIYATGNATLPIALFGGFRTASVGQASALASLFVGIVVLSLVVFQMVSDQRIHETGGNA; from the coding sequence ATGAGTGAGCGATCCCGTCGCGGGCAGTCGGTCGACGTGGGGTTGGCGGCGTTTTACGTCGTCTGTATCGCCGTCCTCGCGTTCATCCTGTTGCCCCTCCTGACCATCCTGTTTCACTCGGTCGGCGGGTCGCTCTCCGGGCGATCACTCGGGTCGCTGACGCTCGCTCACTACGCCGGCGCCCTGGCCACCAACCTCGACCCGCTGCTGTTGAGCCTGCAGGTCGCACTCCTCACCACCGTCGTCGCGACCCTCGTCGGCGTACCAGCGGGGTACACGCTGGTCCGCTACGACTTCGCGTTCGTCGACCTGCTGCGGGAACTAACCGTCCTCCCGATGGCGATTCCGGGGATCGTCGTCGGCATCGGCATCGTCCGGGTGTGGGGAGTGCCCCGGTTCGGGGTCGACCTCGCCGGATCGACGGCGCTGATCGCGTGTGCGCACGTCCTGTTTACCGTCCCCTTCATCGTCCAAACGACCATGTCGACGCTCGAATCCATCGACTACCGACGGCTAGAAGAGAGCGCCCGCGCCCTCGGAGCGGGCTGGGTCGAGACGTTCCTGTACGTCGTCGTTCCGAACATCTATCGCGGCGTCGTGGCAGGCGCGATAATGGTGTTCGCGCTGTCGATGGGCGAGTTCAACATCACGTTCTTCATCTACGCGACGGGGAACGCGACGCTCCCCATCGCCCTGTTCGGCGGGTTCAGAACCGCGAGCGTGGGACAGGCGAGCGCGCTCGCCTCGCTGTTCGTGGGCATCGTCGTCCTGTCGCTCGTCGTGTTCCAGATGGTGTCCGACCAGCGGATCCACGAGACGGGAGGGAACGCGTGA
- a CDS encoding metallophosphoesterase family protein, translated as MTGARRRLTVRAGGTPRTLATLRRPRASPPVTIGVIADPHVATRATGTWKAYHRTTAFLRRAVRTLNEADVDAVLVAGDLTKDGERRNFEAFDAAVAGLDAPTVVIPGNHDVPKADDGGDSLPIRAFERRYAPGGYPLVARIGPVTLVCLNSAALPDGSLRETTGGAVSRAQRARLPAVLDSAETPVVALHHTLGPLDAHDGHDRWSTFPVRGWASLRRTLAIHDVPLALTAHHHVPAATTRTGVREVVAPPACSVPHAVTTVAIGPRGTWIRTHPLATGAEVAESYRTAMIDGGLGARIVRLATDAVRRFPLVED; from the coding sequence GTGACGGGCGCACGACGCCGGCTGACGGTCCGGGCGGGTGGGACCCCGCGGACGCTCGCCACGCTCCGGCGGCCGCGGGCGTCGCCCCCAGTCACGATCGGCGTCATTGCCGACCCGCACGTGGCGACGCGGGCGACCGGCACCTGGAAGGCGTACCACCGCACCACGGCGTTCCTTCGGCGGGCCGTGCGGACGCTGAACGAGGCTGACGTCGACGCCGTCCTCGTCGCCGGCGACCTCACGAAGGACGGCGAGCGGCGGAACTTCGAGGCGTTCGACGCCGCCGTCGCCGGCCTCGACGCCCCGACAGTGGTCATCCCCGGCAACCACGACGTCCCGAAGGCAGACGACGGCGGCGACAGCCTGCCGATTCGAGCGTTCGAGCGACGGTACGCGCCCGGCGGCTACCCGCTCGTCGCCCGCATCGGCCCGGTCACGCTCGTCTGCCTGAACAGCGCGGCGCTCCCGGACGGATCGCTCCGGGAGACGACCGGCGGCGCGGTGTCGCGGGCACAGCGCGCCCGTCTCCCGGCCGTCCTCGACTCGGCGGAGACGCCCGTCGTCGCCCTCCATCACACCCTCGGGCCGCTGGACGCCCACGACGGCCACGATCGGTGGTCGACGTTCCCGGTCCGCGGATGGGCGTCGCTCCGCCGGACGCTCGCGATCCACGACGTCCCGCTGGCGCTGACTGCCCACCACCACGTCCCCGCGGCGACGACACGGACGGGCGTCAGGGAGGTCGTCGCGCCGCCCGCGTGTTCGGTGCCACACGCCGTCACAACGGTCGCCATCGGACCGCGGGGGACGTGGATCCGCACCCACCCGCTGGCGACGGGCGCGGAGGTGGCCGAGAGCTATCGGACGGCGATGATCGACGGCGGCCTCGGGGCACGAATCGTGCGCCTCGCCACCGACGCCGTGCGTCGATTCCCGCTCGTCGAGGACTGA
- a CDS encoding ABC transporter ATP-binding protein produces MTRVTVESVTKAFGSDVAVDDVSLTVRDGEILGLVGPSGCGKTTTLRTIAGFEAPTQGRVCFGDTDVTAVPPDERNVGLLFQSNALFDNMSVVENVAFGLRMQGVPEPDRHERARTLLDMLDIADLADRDPRRLSGGQQQRVELARALAPEPRVLLLDEPMTGLDAKLKRQLRPELGALLDDLGVTTLYVTHDQREAMATCDRIAVMNDGRIEQVGAPETIYERPANEFVASFIGTTNLLDAAAEGEALDLGFATLDRLPEGTTDPTVVARPEAFTVGTGDIEATVSDVFYFGERREAIVETDDGTTLTVRPDDTSLAADERVHLAVDTDRLHVIDS; encoded by the coding sequence GTGACCCGCGTCACCGTCGAGAGCGTCACGAAGGCGTTCGGGTCGGACGTCGCCGTCGACGACGTGTCGCTGACGGTTCGCGACGGGGAGATACTCGGGCTCGTCGGCCCGTCGGGCTGTGGGAAGACGACGACGCTTCGGACCATCGCGGGGTTCGAGGCGCCGACGCAGGGACGGGTATGCTTCGGCGACACGGACGTCACGGCCGTCCCGCCGGACGAGCGCAACGTCGGTCTGCTGTTCCAGTCGAACGCGCTGTTCGACAACATGAGCGTCGTCGAGAACGTCGCGTTCGGCCTCCGGATGCAGGGCGTCCCGGAACCCGACAGGCACGAGCGCGCCCGGACGCTGCTCGACATGCTCGACATCGCCGACCTAGCCGACAGGGATCCCCGCCGGCTCTCGGGCGGCCAGCAACAGCGGGTGGAACTCGCTCGGGCGCTCGCTCCCGAGCCCCGAGTCCTCCTGCTTGACGAGCCAATGACTGGTCTGGACGCGAAGCTCAAGCGCCAGCTCCGACCCGAACTCGGCGCGCTCCTCGATGATCTCGGCGTCACGACGCTGTACGTCACTCATGACCAGCGGGAGGCGATGGCTACGTGTGACCGCATCGCCGTGATGAACGACGGCCGGATCGAGCAGGTGGGTGCACCCGAGACGATCTACGAGCGGCCGGCCAACGAGTTCGTCGCCAGTTTCATCGGGACGACGAACCTGCTCGACGCCGCGGCCGAGGGTGAGGCCCTCGACCTCGGCTTCGCCACGCTGGACCGCCTGCCCGAGGGGACGACCGACCCGACCGTGGTGGCGCGGCCCGAGGCGTTCACGGTCGGCACGGGCGACATCGAGGCGACGGTGTCGGACGTGTTCTACTTCGGCGAGCGCCGGGAGGCCATCGTCGAAACAGACGACGGGACGACCCTGACGGTCCGCCCGGACGACACGAGCCTGGCCGCCGACGAGCGCGTCCACCTCGCCGTCGATACCGACCGCCTCCACGTCATCGACTCGTGA
- a CDS encoding putative sulfate/molybdate transporter, with protein MSLASWHESRFDVAWREVTGAVGDTVTVLPIVVAVAALTDLGLGRLLLGFGLFQVVWGLYYGHPMSVEPMKALAALVIAGGLSGGEYVAAGLLAGGVLLLIGTTGTLGRLAPYVGEPVVRGIQVGVALILLRTGVTTGLGDPRLAALSVVVALGAVVLGYRDAAALVVLGVGAAVAVTAGGSITPRLPSLALLDIGALAFSRDAVGATLGQLAMTVGNAAVATSLLVEEYFDAEASPDELSTSMGLMNLLALPFGAMPMCHGSGGVAGKYAFGARTATSNLVLGGVYLLLAVVAVDAVAAFPMAVLGVVLVLVALELGRAGIDTEDPLLAGGIGVVALLTNVGVAFGVGLVGYHALARWRA; from the coding sequence ATGTCGCTGGCCAGTTGGCACGAGTCGCGGTTCGACGTCGCCTGGAGGGAGGTGACGGGCGCCGTCGGCGACACCGTCACCGTCCTTCCCATCGTGGTGGCCGTGGCGGCGCTCACCGACCTCGGCCTCGGTCGGCTGCTGCTCGGGTTCGGGCTCTTTCAGGTGGTCTGGGGGCTGTACTACGGCCACCCGATGTCCGTCGAGCCGATGAAGGCGCTGGCGGCGCTGGTCATCGCCGGCGGCCTCTCGGGCGGCGAGTACGTCGCCGCGGGCCTGCTCGCCGGCGGCGTCCTGCTCCTGATCGGCACGACCGGGACGCTGGGTCGGCTGGCCCCCTACGTCGGCGAACCCGTGGTTCGGGGGATTCAGGTCGGCGTCGCGTTGATCCTGCTCCGGACCGGCGTGACGACGGGACTCGGCGACCCCCGACTCGCCGCGCTCTCCGTCGTCGTCGCGCTCGGTGCCGTCGTCCTCGGCTACCGCGACGCCGCCGCGCTGGTCGTCCTCGGCGTGGGCGCGGCCGTCGCCGTGACCGCCGGCGGATCGATCACCCCGCGACTCCCCTCGCTCGCACTCCTCGATATCGGGGCGCTCGCGTTCTCGCGGGACGCCGTCGGTGCGACGCTCGGCCAACTCGCCATGACCGTCGGCAACGCCGCCGTCGCCACCTCGCTGCTGGTCGAGGAGTACTTCGACGCCGAGGCGTCGCCCGACGAGCTCTCGACGAGCATGGGTCTCATGAACCTGCTCGCGCTCCCCTTCGGCGCGATGCCCATGTGTCACGGGAGCGGCGGGGTCGCCGGGAAGTACGCCTTCGGCGCCCGCACCGCCACCTCGAACCTCGTTCTCGGCGGCGTCTACCTCCTGCTCGCCGTCGTCGCCGTCGACGCCGTGGCCGCCTTCCCCATGGCCGTCCTCGGGGTGGTGCTCGTCCTTGTCGCGCTGGAACTCGGCCGTGCCGGAATCGACACGGAGGACCCACTCCTGGCGGGTGGCATCGGCGTCGTCGCGCTGCTGACGAACGTCGGCGTCGCCTTCGGCGTCGGCCTCGTCGGCTACCACGCGCTCGCGCGCTGGCGCGCCTAG
- a CDS encoding extracellular solute-binding protein: MYGSSRSRGVSRRAALGLAGSCVVGMAGCLGSAGSGGDGPADTVVQYNAVNGWANYQTIRNTFTEQTGIDFPEDTKNSGQTLNALTNEQDNPQADAAYMGITDAIKADSRGLCAPYEVTGFDEIPDQLKHPDGNWFSNHYATVGWAVNTGAVDEPPETWEDLLDERFENGIGLYNPDSAFNGFINFVNANLAMGGSLDDFDPGIQFFSDLQSRGNIATMPKQGVVTSFFKGEIPVLLAYDFNAYMAKYQSDLSPDEVKVVVPSDLSVQVPYTLNLVADAPRPEAGKRCLDFQLSDQGQKIFARAFVNPIRPSVELPSEVQERKLPQSAYEASEPIDYTKLESNQQRARSRFVGEIL, from the coding sequence ATGTACGGATCATCGCGTTCGCGCGGCGTGTCGCGGCGGGCCGCGCTCGGACTCGCGGGGAGTTGTGTCGTTGGGATGGCCGGCTGTCTCGGCAGCGCTGGAAGTGGCGGCGACGGTCCGGCCGACACCGTCGTCCAGTACAACGCGGTCAATGGCTGGGCGAACTATCAGACGATTCGGAACACGTTCACCGAGCAGACGGGGATCGACTTCCCCGAGGACACGAAAAACAGCGGGCAGACGCTCAACGCCCTCACAAACGAGCAGGACAACCCACAGGCCGACGCCGCCTACATGGGGATCACGGACGCCATCAAGGCGGACAGCCGGGGACTGTGTGCTCCCTACGAGGTCACGGGCTTCGACGAGATTCCGGATCAGCTGAAACACCCGGACGGTAACTGGTTCTCGAACCACTACGCCACGGTCGGCTGGGCGGTCAACACCGGCGCCGTCGACGAGCCACCGGAGACGTGGGAGGACCTCCTCGACGAGCGATTCGAGAACGGCATCGGCCTGTACAATCCGGACTCGGCGTTCAACGGCTTCATCAACTTCGTCAACGCGAACCTCGCCATGGGCGGGTCGCTCGACGACTTCGATCCCGGCATCCAGTTCTTCAGCGATCTCCAGAGCCGTGGCAACATCGCGACGATGCCGAAACAGGGCGTCGTGACGAGTTTCTTCAAGGGTGAAATTCCGGTCCTGCTGGCCTACGACTTCAACGCCTACATGGCGAAATACCAAAGCGACCTCTCCCCCGACGAGGTGAAGGTCGTCGTGCCGTCGGACCTCTCGGTACAGGTCCCCTACACGCTGAATCTGGTGGCCGACGCCCCGCGCCCCGAGGCCGGCAAGCGGTGTCTCGACTTCCAGTTGAGCGACCAAGGGCAGAAGATATTCGCGCGGGCGTTCGTCAATCCCATCCGGCCGAGCGTCGAACTGCCGAGCGAGGTGCAAGAGCGGAAGCTCCCCCAGAGCGCCTACGAGGCGTCCGAGCCCATCGACTACACGAAACTGGAGTCGAACCAGCAGCGGGCGCGGTCCCGGTTCGTCGGCGAGATACTGTAA
- a CDS encoding alcohol dehydrogenase catalytic domain-containing protein — translation MRAAAFTELTGPDGVSVVNQPTPEPGRGEAVVDVEACSINHHDLWILNGESSMVDPTDLPFVSGLDVAGTVSDVGEGVTGVEPGDRVVLCPNETCGTCRFCREGPENLCADYSLYHGGLAESARVEASRLLRLPDGVDATTAAALPTAYLTAYHMLRRAEVEPGDLLFVPGATGGVGVAAVQLATLQGVRTVGTSSSASKLETLADLGADHTIKGTDPETLRSAVADVGRPDAVLNHLGGAYTGLGLDVMRRGGRMVVCGRTAGATSEIDVPDLFLGHKRVIGSTMGTQADLERLVDLVASGDLSPRIDRTFPLEETGAAFATMQERDTLGKLVVTTSSR, via the coding sequence ATGCGTGCCGCTGCCTTCACCGAACTGACCGGACCGGACGGCGTGAGCGTCGTCAACCAGCCGACCCCCGAGCCCGGACGCGGCGAGGCGGTCGTCGACGTCGAGGCCTGCTCGATCAACCACCACGACCTCTGGATTCTGAACGGCGAGTCGTCGATGGTCGACCCGACCGACCTCCCCTTCGTCAGCGGCCTCGACGTCGCGGGCACCGTCAGCGACGTCGGCGAGGGCGTCACCGGCGTGGAACCGGGTGACCGGGTGGTTCTCTGCCCGAACGAGACGTGTGGCACCTGCCGGTTCTGCCGGGAGGGCCCCGAGAACCTCTGTGCGGACTACTCGCTGTACCACGGTGGCCTCGCGGAGTCGGCCCGCGTCGAGGCGTCGCGGCTGCTCCGCCTGCCCGACGGCGTCGACGCGACGACCGCCGCCGCACTCCCGACGGCGTATCTGACCGCCTACCACATGCTCCGCCGGGCCGAGGTCGAACCCGGCGACCTGCTCTTCGTCCCCGGAGCGACGGGGGGCGTCGGCGTCGCCGCCGTCCAGCTCGCGACGCTCCAAGGCGTCCGGACCGTCGGCACCTCGTCCTCGGCGTCGAAACTGGAGACGCTCGCGGACCTCGGTGCCGATCACACGATCAAGGGGACCGACCCCGAGACGCTCCGGTCGGCCGTCGCCGACGTCGGACGGCCGGACGCCGTACTCAACCACCTCGGCGGCGCCTACACCGGCCTCGGACTGGACGTGATGCGCCGCGGGGGGCGGATGGTCGTCTGCGGTCGGACCGCCGGGGCCACCTCCGAGATCGACGTGCCGGACCTGTTCCTCGGCCACAAGCGCGTCATCGGGAGCACGATGGGGACGCAGGCCGACCTGGAACGGCTGGTCGACCTGGTGGCGAGCGGCGACCTGTCGCCGCGGATCGACCGGACCTTCCCCCTCGAAGAGACCGGTGCCGCCTTCGCGACGATGCAGGAGCGCGACACGCTCGGCAAACTCGTCGTCACGACATCGTCTCGGTGA
- a CDS encoding potassium channel family protein, giving the protein MDTWQRRTLQYVVGLAAVMVAYAAAYDAGMSVYEGSPISFLHALQVVVETFTTTGFGSDAPWTSPEMNVLVIVMDLTGVVLIFLALPVLVFPLFEQAISTTVPAAADERLSDHVVICTLTPRGETLVEELDSWGVDHLILEPDRDRARDLYEEGYDVIHADPQSVDGLEAARLPAARSLVADDSDPVNTSTVLTAKEVAEDVRTVSVVDDPDRERYHRLAGADDVLSPRALLGEGLASKVTTGISTELGEAIEIGEDFEVAELPIQRGSDLVGRTIAESGIRERAGANVIGAWFRGEFESPPDPDATLDNGTVLLVSGHEDQLERLKDLTMSDVRRFGRGQTLVVGCGEVGTTVSTALSSAGVPSEVMDLRDEPGVDVVGDATDPEALSRAGVEDARTVILALPDDTLTEFAILVVRDLNPSIELIARAEQTENVQKMYRAGADYVLSLATVSGRMLASTILEDEEVISLDKQVEVVRTHAPNLVGRTLGEADVRARTGCTVVGVERDGEVVTDLGPDFRVREGDELVIAGTDEGTNRFTETMS; this is encoded by the coding sequence ATGGACACCTGGCAGCGCCGGACGCTGCAGTACGTCGTCGGCCTCGCGGCCGTGATGGTCGCCTACGCGGCGGCGTACGACGCCGGGATGAGCGTCTACGAGGGGTCGCCGATCAGCTTTCTGCACGCGCTCCAGGTCGTCGTCGAGACGTTCACGACCACCGGCTTCGGCTCCGACGCGCCGTGGACGAGCCCCGAGATGAACGTCCTCGTCATCGTCATGGACCTGACGGGCGTGGTACTCATCTTCCTCGCCCTCCCGGTGCTGGTCTTCCCGCTGTTCGAGCAGGCCATCTCGACGACGGTGCCGGCGGCGGCCGACGAGCGCCTCTCGGACCACGTCGTCATCTGCACGCTCACGCCGCGGGGCGAGACGCTGGTCGAGGAACTCGACTCGTGGGGCGTCGACCACCTGATCCTCGAACCCGACCGCGACCGGGCGCGGGACCTCTACGAGGAGGGCTACGACGTGATCCACGCCGATCCCCAGTCGGTCGACGGCCTGGAGGCCGCGCGCCTCCCCGCGGCCCGGAGCCTCGTCGCCGACGACTCCGACCCCGTGAACACGAGCACCGTCCTGACCGCGAAGGAGGTCGCGGAGGACGTCCGGACGGTGAGCGTCGTCGACGACCCGGACCGCGAGCGGTACCACCGCCTCGCCGGGGCCGACGACGTGCTGTCGCCCCGGGCGCTGCTTGGCGAGGGGCTCGCCTCGAAGGTGACCACGGGCATCTCGACGGAACTCGGCGAGGCCATCGAGATCGGCGAGGACTTCGAGGTGGCGGAACTCCCGATCCAGCGCGGGAGCGACCTCGTGGGACGCACCATCGCCGAGAGCGGCATTCGCGAGCGTGCGGGCGCGAACGTCATCGGGGCGTGGTTCCGGGGGGAGTTCGAGAGCCCGCCCGACCCCGACGCCACCCTCGACAACGGCACCGTGTTGCTGGTCAGCGGCCACGAGGATCAGCTCGAACGGCTGAAGGATCTGACGATGTCGGACGTGCGCCGGTTCGGCCGGGGACAGACGCTCGTCGTCGGCTGCGGCGAGGTCGGCACCACCGTCTCGACGGCGCTCTCGTCGGCGGGCGTCCCGAGCGAGGTGATGGACCTCCGCGACGAGCCGGGCGTCGACGTGGTCGGCGACGCCACCGACCCCGAGGCGCTCTCGCGGGCCGGCGTCGAGGACGCCCGCACCGTCATCCTCGCGCTCCCCGACGACACCCTCACCGAGTTCGCCATCCTCGTCGTCCGGGACCTGAACCCGTCGATAGAGCTGATCGCCCGCGCGGAGCAGACCGAGAACGTCCAGAAGATGTACCGCGCCGGGGCGGACTACGTCCTCTCCCTGGCGACGGTCAGCGGCCGGATGCTCGCCTCCACGATCCTGGAGGACGAGGAGGTGATCTCGCTCGACAAACAGGTCGAGGTGGTCCGGACCCACGCCCCCAACCTCGTCGGTCGGACGCTCGGCGAGGCGGACGTCCGCGCCAGGACGGGGTGTACCGTCGTCGGCGTCGAGCGCGACGGGGAGGTGGTGACGGACCTGGGTCCGGATTTCCGGGTCCGCGAGGGGGACGAACTCGTCATCGCCGGCACCGACGAGGGGACCAACCGGTTCACCGAGACGATGTCGTGA
- the ggt gene encoding gamma-glutamyltransferase translates to MDSRPDLDRFDSRRSTAYAQGGMVATSQPLAAQAGVAALRDGGNAFDAAVTTAAALNVVEPMSTGIGGDAFALYRTADGDVGAFRACGGAPADATVDAVRERVAERSGGDPDEASMPNAGPLAVTVPGTVRGWETLLADHGTRSLAAALQPAIDYATEGFPVSEVIADMWTAAEALFTEADAREEYLIDGRSPETGEVMTLPDLGSTLSTVATEGADAFYEGAIADRIGAAVRERGGLLTAADLAEFDPEYVDPVSTTYRGAEVYELPPNNQGLVALEALNVAEELDAGAYDYDAAERVHYFVEALKRAFHDGHHYITDPEYEDVPDLGSKAHAAERAATVGERARSVSVGGPAAPGDGDTVLLTVADGAGNVVSFINSVFGHFGSGVVVPGTGITLQNRGSSFSLDPAHPNRIEPGKRPFHTLIPGLVRFDRDDWAAFGVMGGYMQPQGHLQVLANVLDYGMPLQAALDAPRWRYLADGSLAVEDRFPEGLLPKLSRRGHDVVVKSASEFGGGQITRLADGVISGATEPRKDGAAAGF, encoded by the coding sequence ATGGATTCGAGGCCGGACCTCGACCGGTTCGACTCGCGCCGGTCGACAGCCTACGCACAGGGGGGGATGGTGGCGACGAGCCAGCCGCTCGCCGCGCAGGCCGGCGTGGCGGCCCTCCGCGACGGCGGCAACGCCTTCGACGCCGCGGTGACGACGGCGGCGGCGCTGAACGTCGTCGAGCCGATGAGCACGGGCATCGGCGGCGATGCGTTCGCGCTCTACCGCACCGCCGACGGCGACGTGGGTGCGTTCCGGGCGTGTGGCGGCGCCCCTGCCGACGCGACGGTCGACGCCGTCCGCGAACGGGTCGCGGAGCGCTCGGGCGGCGACCCCGACGAGGCGTCGATGCCGAACGCCGGCCCACTCGCCGTCACGGTCCCCGGGACCGTGCGCGGGTGGGAGACGCTGCTCGCGGACCACGGGACCCGCTCGCTCGCGGCCGCCCTGCAGCCGGCCATCGACTACGCGACCGAGGGATTCCCGGTCAGCGAGGTGATCGCCGACATGTGGACGGCGGCCGAGGCGCTGTTCACCGAGGCGGACGCCCGCGAGGAGTACCTGATCGACGGCCGGTCGCCGGAAACCGGCGAGGTGATGACCCTCCCGGACCTGGGTTCGACGCTCTCGACGGTGGCGACGGAGGGCGCCGACGCCTTCTACGAGGGCGCCATCGCCGACCGCATCGGGGCGGCGGTGCGGGAACGCGGCGGCCTGCTGACGGCCGCCGACCTCGCGGAGTTCGACCCCGAGTACGTCGACCCCGTCTCGACGACGTACCGCGGCGCCGAGGTGTACGAACTCCCGCCGAACAACCAGGGGCTGGTCGCCCTGGAGGCGCTGAACGTCGCGGAGGAACTCGACGCCGGCGCCTACGACTACGACGCCGCCGAGCGCGTCCACTACTTCGTCGAGGCGCTGAAGCGGGCCTTCCACGACGGCCACCACTACATCACCGACCCCGAGTACGAGGACGTCCCCGACTTGGGGTCGAAGGCCCACGCCGCCGAGCGCGCGGCGACGGTCGGCGAACGCGCCCGCTCGGTCTCCGTCGGCGGGCCGGCCGCCCCCGGCGACGGCGACACCGTCCTCCTGACCGTCGCCGACGGGGCGGGCAACGTCGTCTCCTTCATCAACTCCGTCTTCGGTCACTTCGGGAGCGGCGTCGTCGTGCCGGGGACGGGGATCACGCTCCAGAACCGCGGGAGTTCGTTCTCGCTCGACCCCGCCCACCCGAACCGGATCGAACCCGGAAAGCGGCCGTTCCACACCCTGATTCCGGGGCTCGTCCGCTTCGACCGCGACGACTGGGCGGCCTTCGGCGTCATGGGCGGCTACATGCAACCCCAGGGGCACCTGCAGGTGCTCGCGAACGTCCTCGATTACGGCATGCCCCTGCAGGCGGCGCTGGACGCGCCGCGCTGGCGCTACCTGGCCGACGGCTCCCTCGCCGTCGAGGACCGGTTCCCCGAGGGCCTGCTGCCGAAGCTCTCACGCCGGGGTCACGACGTGGTCGTGAAGTCGGCCTCGGAGTTCGGCGGCGGACAGATCACCCGGCTGGCCGACGGCGTCATTTCGGGGGCGACCGAACCCCGGAAGGACGGGGCGGCGGCGGGCTTCTAG
- the eif1A gene encoding translation initiation factor eIF-1A: MSEETGRRNLRMPDDDELFAVVTEHNGGNHVRVRCEDGENRMGRIPGRMKYRTWINEGDVVLVEPWDWQDEKANIEWRYSGQDAEQLRREGHID, from the coding sequence ATGAGTGAAGAGACGGGGCGTCGGAACCTCCGAATGCCCGACGACGACGAGCTGTTCGCGGTGGTAACGGAACACAACGGCGGGAATCACGTCCGCGTCCGCTGTGAGGACGGCGAGAACCGCATGGGCCGCATCCCCGGCCGCATGAAGTACCGCACCTGGATCAACGAGGGCGACGTGGTCCTCGTCGAACCGTGGGACTGGCAGGACGAGAAGGCGAACATCGAGTGGCGCTACTCGGGGCAGGACGCCGAGCAGCTGCGCCGCGAGGGCCACATCGACTGA
- a CDS encoding ABC transporter permease: protein MSDHADDHPAFAWRRPDVSWRRRLDDLLPWLLSGPLVALYALFLGLPLLRLVRLSLDDEAWIGANYAAVFLDPTYRTALVTSLAIAALVTAVAVVLGLFMAYFIARRDLPGERVIVAVISFPISLPGILVAWAVIVLVGRTGVLTRAAAAVTGGDPSGYSVAFGLVGLLIGYVYFTLPRTTMSLVGAIEKVDPTVEEAARSLGASPRQTFRHVTLPAILPGIASAVVLAFSVSMAAFGTALLLASGTVDILPLKIYSVILGTYDYGAGSAMAIVLTAITVGVIYGYARLFGGAVYE from the coding sequence ATGTCGGATCACGCCGACGACCACCCGGCGTTCGCGTGGCGACGCCCCGACGTGTCGTGGCGCCGGCGGCTCGACGATCTGCTCCCCTGGCTGCTCAGCGGCCCGCTCGTGGCGCTGTACGCCCTCTTTCTCGGCCTGCCGCTGCTCAGATTGGTCCGGCTGAGCCTCGACGACGAGGCGTGGATCGGCGCGAACTACGCCGCCGTGTTCCTCGACCCCACCTACCGGACGGCGCTCGTCACCAGCCTCGCCATCGCGGCTCTCGTCACCGCCGTCGCCGTCGTCCTCGGTCTGTTCATGGCGTATTTCATCGCCCGGCGGGACCTGCCGGGCGAGCGGGTCATCGTGGCCGTCATCTCGTTTCCCATCAGCCTCCCCGGCATCCTCGTCGCGTGGGCGGTCATCGTTCTCGTTGGCCGGACGGGCGTGCTGACGCGGGCGGCCGCGGCCGTGACAGGCGGCGACCCGTCGGGGTACAGCGTCGCGTTCGGCCTCGTCGGACTTCTCATCGGCTACGTCTACTTCACGCTCCCCCGGACGACGATGTCGCTCGTCGGCGCTATCGAGAAGGTGGACCCGACCGTCGAGGAGGCGGCGCGGTCACTCGGCGCGTCGCCCCGACAGACGTTCCGCCACGTCACCCTTCCGGCCATCCTTCCGGGCATCGCCTCCGCCGTCGTCCTGGCGTTCAGCGTCTCGATGGCCGCCTTCGGGACGGCGCTCCTCCTCGCCAGCGGCACCGTCGACATCCTCCCGCTGAAGATATACAGCGTCATCCTCGGGACGTACGACTACGGCGCCGGATCCGCGATGGCCATCGTCCTCACGGCCATCACGGTGGGGGTCATCTACGGCTACGCGCGGCTGTTCGGAGGGGCGGTGTATGAGTGA